The sequence below is a genomic window from Maylandia zebra isolate NMK-2024a linkage group LG18, Mzebra_GT3a, whole genome shotgun sequence.
GGTATCGCATTTTAAACCCAAGTGCTATTCCTGAAGGACAGTTCATCGATAACAAAAAGGCTTCAGAGAAGCTTTTGGGCTCTTTGGATATAGATCACAACCAGTACAAACTGGGTCACACCAAGGTCAGTACTGATAGAACAAATTTTGGCATATGCTGTTATTCTTGGTGTTATCATGTCCATGATGATAATAAAGTGGTCAAGAGTAAttctaacacacacaaaaagtgcCTTCAACATGGGTTTCTTGATCTTAGGTATTCTTCAAAGCTGGGTTGCTTGGACTGCTGGAGGAGATGCGAGATGACCGTTTAGCTCTAATCATCACGAGGATACAAGCAAGATCCCGAGGTGTTCTTGCAAGAATTGAATTTCAGAAGATTGTTGAACGCAGGTATTTGGTACAATGAAACTCCGATTTCAAATCAGTTCAAAAGTTACATGAAAAATGGAATATCAAAGAAatgacaaaacattttaataaaggTAGCATTCGTCTTCCTTTCATTAACTGAAAGTCAAAAACACCGCTAGGTTGTATGCTATGGTCTTTAGTTTTGAGGAGGTTTCACAACATTACTTTTAGGATCAGGTGAAGTCCAAAAGTTTGAACCAAATGAGTTTGGTGTAAAAGTCCTCTGACACTGTATTGTAGTCTCAATACCTTACACTATCCTAGCAagctattttattttccttggAACACTGAAAACATCTTCATAAAGGGtacaaattaaataaagaacgtaatttatttattcattaatgtTGGTTCTGCGCTTTAGCAGGCCCGCTAGCTCAGAGACTCATCACCCATGAAGAAAGCAAGACAACAACTTAACCGGTCTTTACTTGATAGCAAGGGAAGGCTGGTCGGAACCAGGCTCTTGGAGCTGAACGCTCCTCACCTGTTTCCCAGCCAACTTCAAAGAAACAGCCTTCCCTGCAGCCTTTTATTCAGTGAATACAAGCACCACCCATATGGTCACAAaaagttaaaacactgtgtgtgtgtgtgtgtgtgtgtgtgtgtgtgtgtgtgtgtgtgtgtgtgtgtgtgtgtatacatgacTTCCCGCCACACAATATATGCTTACAACTGTTTAACCACATTTCCTAGTTATCCACAGGACATCTCCCCACACCCGTATATGGCCTAACTTTAATGGTTTAATGGTTAGGCTAGATGAGTATGGCTAAATGGCCGTGAGTGAACATCCTCCACAAGATAAGGAAACCAGAATCTCACATGGACTGTGCCTGCGGTTAAACATTCCAGCCTCCCCAGCATTCAACAGGCCGGGGAGGAGAACAAAAGAATATCTAAACATGCTGTTTAAGGCAAAGTTTACAAATTTAAGTACAACAATGGCAACATTAAACAATTTACTCTGACAATTAatattttcaggtttatttagaTATAATAGATACTTTCACACTCACAAACTGAAGACTGAAAAAACGATTCATTGACATTAAATAAGCAGAGTCTGGATTACTACAGAATTTTTTACAAGTCAAATGTCTGCAGGGATGCTCTTCTTGTGATCCAGTGGAACATCCGTGCCTTCATGGGGGTCAAAAATTGGCCCTGGATGAAAATGTTCTTCAAGATCAAACCTCTGCTGAAGTCAGCAGAGACTGAGAAAGAGATGGCCAACATGAAGGAAGAGTTTGCCAAACTGAAAGAGGCTTATGCAAAATCAGAAGCCCGCAGGAAAGAACTCGAAGAGAAAATGGTCACTCTTCTCCAAGAAAAGAACGACCTGCAGCTCCAAGTTCAGGCTGTATGTTAAAGGATTGTTTCTTACAGTATGACAACAAATATCAACATCACatgtattgtgtgtgtttgtcggctTAATGCGTATGTCATACTTTTTGTCTTCAGGAGCAAGACAATCTATGTGATGCTGAAGAAAGATGTGAGGGGCTGATCAAGAGCAAAATTCAGCTGGAGGCCAAAATCAAAGAGCTGACAGAGAGactggaggatgaggaggagatgAATGCAGAACTGACTGCTAAGAagaggaagctggaggacgagTGCTCCGAGCTGAAGAAAGACATCGATGACTTAGAGTTAACTCTAGCTAAAGTGGAGAAGGAGAAGCATGCCACTGAGAACAAGGTACTTGATGTTTCTATTTCTGACAACAAGGGTATGAAAAAGAGACGTTTCTAAACTGTGCACAGAATTTGTAATACCATCATTTACTTGCAACAGGTCAAGAACCTTGTTGAAGAGATGGCTGCTCAGGATGAGATCATTGCCAAGCTGACCAAGGAAAAGAAAGCTTTACAGGAAGCTCATCAGCAAACTCTGGACGACCTGCAGAGTGAGGAAGACAAAGTCAACACTCTGACCAAGGCCAAGGCTAAGCTGGAGCAGCAAGTGGATGATGTAAGaacttttaaataataatacttttttatgtatttacattttatatatatttactttttatatatatttacttttttccccacagCTTGAGGGGTCTTTAGAGCAAGAAAAGAAAGTCCGTATGGACCTTGAGCGAGCAAAGAGGAAGCTTGAAGGAGACCTCAAGTTAGCTCAAGAAAGTATCATGGACCTAGAAAATGATAAGCAGCAGCTCGAAGAGAGGCTGAAGAAGTAAGAATTAAGAACTGAACGTCTAACACTTGTTTTCATAACAAAGTTATTTTGTACcagcaaaatatattttttccatCCACAGGAAAGATTTTGAGATTAGTCAACTGAACGGTAAAATAGAAGATGAACAAGTAATGAGTGCCCAGCTCCAGAAAAAACTGAAGGAGTTGCAGGTGATAAAAGAATAGAACAAAGTGTGAAAAGTGGTGAAAAGTAACGTAGAGCAACAAAATTTCATGGCATGGTGTGCCTTGATTTTGGTCTAGGCTCGTATTGAGGAGCTGGAGGAAGAGCTTGAGGCAGAGAGAGCTGCTCGAGCCAAGGTGGAGAAGCAGAGAGCTGACCTGGCCAGAGAGCTGGAGGAGATCAGTGAGAGGTTGGAGGAGGCTGGaggagccacagctgcccagATTGAGATGAACAAGAAGAGGGAGGCCGAGTTCCAGAAACTGCGCAGAGACCTCGAAGAGGCCACTCTGCACCACGAAGCCACTACTGCCACACTCAGGAAGAAACAAGCCGACAGTGTTGCTGAGCTGGGAGAGCAGATTGACAACCTGCAGAGAGTCAAGCAGAAACTGGAGAAGGAGAAGAGTGAGCTCAGACTGGAGCTGGATGATGTGGTCTCCAATATGGAACAAATTGTCAAGGCAAAGGTAAGTTACTTTCAGGTATTAGGGATTGTTCTcattgccaaatcaaacattaaTTTTATAATTGTGTACATGATTGGCCATCTACTGCTTTTTGTTCACAGAACAACTTGGAGAAAATGTGCAGGTCTCTGGAAGACCAGATGaatgaatataaaacaaaatcagaaGAGGGACAGCGTGCCATCAATGACTTCACCATGCAGAAAGCAAAGCTTCAAACTGAGAACGGTATGCATTAGACCTGAACAGCATATTTTAGTTGTGCCATTGTGCGGTACTGAATTGAATGTTATGCTTAAATAAGGTGAACTTTTGAGGCAGCTTGAGGAAAAGGATTCTCTGGTGTCTCAACTCACGAGAGGAAAACAGTCGTACACTCAGCAAATTGAAGACCTGAAAAGACAACTGGAGGAAGAAGTCAAGGTAGCAAATAATCATCAGTGTAACCTCATTAGGTAGAGACCATTGGTACACCCAGTTAATAAAGATACACTTTCTTTTAGGCCAAGAACGCATTAGCCCATGCAGTGCAGTCTTCTCGCCATGACTGTGACCTGCTCAGGGAGCAGtatgaggaggagcaggaggctaAAGCTGAACTGCAACGTAGCATGTCCAAGGCCAACTCTGAGGTGGCTCAGTGGAGAACCAAGTATGAAACTGATGCCATCCAGAGGACCGAAGAACTAGAAGAGGCCAAGTAAGCCAAATACACTAAGTCCACTAACTCAGCAAAGGTAAAGAGCGTTTAACCACAAATACATATTTTCATCACCTAGAAAGAAGCTGGCTCAGCGTCTGCAGGAGGCTGAGGAGGCTGTTGAAGCAGTGAATGCTAAATGTTCCTCTCTGGAGAAGACCAAACACAGGCTGCAGAATGAGATTGAAGATCTCATGGTGGATGTAGAGAGGTCTAatgctgctgccgctgctctggacaagaaacaaagaaactttGACAAGGTTTTCATCCGGCACTTATTATTTCACTGAAGCAGAAGGTCAATCTTTTatctaaaatgaaaactttcttGTAGGTCTTGGCAGAGTGGAAACAGAAGTACGAGGAGTCTCAAACAGAGCTGGAGAGCTCTCAGAAAGATGCCAGGTCTCTGAGCACTGAGCTCTTCAAACTGAAGAACTCCTATGAAGAATCTCTTGAACATTTGGAGACCATGAAGAGAGAGAACAAGAACTTACAAGGTGACATAATTACCCATTAAAATCATACATGAACAGTTTGTTCACAGTATAAtggcatttattttttacaatatgCCCTCAGAGGAAATATCTGACCTCACTGAACAAATTAGCGAAGGTGGAAAGAATATTCATGAGCTTGAGAAGATTCGAAAGCAGTTGGAACAAGAGAAGTCTGAGATACAGACAGCTCTGGAGGAAGCAGAGGTAAGCTGCTGCATACTGGCCTTTTTCAAATTTGAAAGATTTTAGGTTGTGAGGATTAATTCATTACAAGTTATGTAGTCATTGTGTCTAATTTCTATTTGTGACAGGCCACACTGGAGCATGAGGAAGGGAAGATTCTCAGAGCCCAACTTGAGTTTAACCAAGTAAAGGCGGACATTGAGCGCAAGCTAGCTGAGAAAGATGAAGAAATGGAGCAATCGAAAAGAAACCACCAGCGAACTGTGGATACTCTTCAAAGCTCTCTGGAGGCTGAGACTCGCAGCAGGAACGAGGCCCTGCGTCTGAAAAAGAAGATGGAGGGAGACCTCAATGAGATGGAGATCCAGCTAAGCCAGGCTAACAGGCAGGCAGCTGAGGCCCAGAAACAACTTAAGGCCGTCCATGCCCATCTGAAGGTCTGAATAAACAAGCAGTTCTACTTCTttgaaacaaaaatcaaaaccaaaGTGAAACATCAGTTAaaattttgggggtttttatcTTCAAGGACACTCAACTTCAGCTGGACGACTCTCTGCGAGCCAGTGATGATATGAAGGAAAACATTGCCATTGTTGAGCGACGCAACAACCTTCTTCAGGCTGAagtggaggagctgagagcAGCTCTGGATCAAACGGAGAGAAGCCGCAAACTTGCAGAGCAAGAGCTGCTGGATGTCAGTGAGAGAGTGCAGCTACTGCACTCACAGGTAAGACTGGAGAAGACTTGATACAGAAACTATCTATTGAAAATATACTcaggaatttaaaaaatcatatttttcatCTGAACACCAGAACACCAGCCTGATAAACCAAAAGAAGAAGCTGGAGGCTGATACATCCCAGCTTCAAACTGAAGTGGAGGAGTCAGTGCAGGAGTGCAGGAATGCAGAGGAGAAGGCCAAGAAGGCCATCACTGATGCTGCCATGATggcagaggagctgaagaaaGAGCAGGACACCAGCGCTCATCTGGAGCGAATGAAGAAGAACATGGAGCAAACCATCAAAGACCTGCAGCACCGCCTGGATGAAGCTGAGCAGATCGCCATGAAGGGAGGCAAGAAGCAGATTCAGAAGCTCGAGGCCAGGGTGGGTATAACACTTCAGTCTCTCCCTATAATCTCTTTGACTACAGCATCTATATATCAAATAAATAACTGGTCTAAATTTAAGTGATGTTATCTGAATTTTGTTGTGGGATCTGAATTTTATAGGTCAAGGAACTTGAAAATGAGGTggaaaatgagcagaaaaaggCCAGCGATGCTGTGAAGGGAGTAAGAAAGTATGAAAGGCGTATCAAGGAGCTTACTTATCAGGTAACTTTAATTCTTAACCAGTTAGCTTGTCTGATGGAAATTATACTCAGAAACAAAACTATGTAAAAATTTGTACTAATTAGACCGAAGAAGATCGCAAAAATCTAGCACGTCTTCAAGATTTGGTGGACAAGCTGCAGCTAAAGGTCAAGTCCTACAAGAAGGCTGCAGAGGAAGCTGTAAGTTATACAGATTTTAAATACCGCCCTTACATCTGACCACTGACTGAATATTTTCTTTACAAACAATATTGTGCTTCTATTCTACAGGAGGAACAGGCCAACAGTAATCTTACCAAGTTCCGCAAACTTCAACATGAGCTCGATGAAGCTGAGGAGCGAGCTGACATTGCCGAGTCTCAGGTCAACAAGCTGCGCGCCAAAAGCCGTGATGTGGGATCAAAGGTTCGTATGtgtacatgttaaaaaaaagtgttagtCCGGAATAGTAGGACTCTTAGCATCCTGCTGACAGATCACCAACACAAATTCTAGCTTTTTATCTCAAGGATCATTGACAAAAATAAAAGCGAAAGCATGCATTGTAGTCTCACTGCAGAATCACTGTAGAGTGAGCATTGactgttttcacttcatttacAATCCAGCTCTTCTTTTCAAATCAAAAAATGATTACTAATGATCctcttttcccctctttcttGTTTCAGAAAGGACTTGATGAAGAATGAAGTTCACCTTGAAATGATCGTTTCTGAGACACCTCTTGGTCCTGCAATGAAGTCTCCCtatgcatgtgtttttgtttagtagAATAAAGTTAATGAGCATCTCAAACAGTGTTGTGAGTTTCATTGATAAAAGTGTTTGCTGTTTATACTGGTGAGAACCAAACTTgattttacaaaacaaaaaaatataaaatttgaaCCAAACTAGTAGAAAAATAAGATCAAAATTAACTAAAAGGATAGCAACAAAGATAAAGTAAAAGTGTTATGTTTTAAATGTCTATTACTGGTATTAAAGAATTGCATTATAAGGAATGTATCGGTAATTTGACTGAATTTCCCCATAGATATAGTAATATGTAGTTTTCCCTCTCACACTTCTTTCCAATGAAAGGAGGGAACAAGTTGTCAGTTGTACTTACTGTGATTTCAGACAAAATCACAAAAACTAAtacattacaataaaaaaagcattttggtATTCAATATAGTAGAGAATACAAAATTCGAAACCATGGTCACTAAATCAATTTCTTTGAGcttttagaaataaaaaatgtgttgCAGAAAACTATGTGTAGCTTATAAATGACAAAGTCGTTCCCATTGGGACTattattaattcaattcaattttatttatatagttccaaatcacaacaccagtcgcctcaaggcgctatATTTTGTAAGGTAGACAACGGTATTATTACTAGGCAGCTTTTATACCTCATTCATCAGAAGTCAGTCAAACATCAAATGACCACCAGATGGCGCTCACAGATCCATTTCTTATAGTTTGATAATGGAACTTACTCTACATGTTACATGATAAGAAGAGTTTGCTTtgtcattttctttaaaatttcagtcattttatatgttttatatttccCTGTAGCATGACatctaacatttttttaaatgttttttgggTGTTCTGGATTTAAATGAGATTAAAATAGGTGACAATGGTATTGAAGAAGACTTTAAAAGAATAATTAGTGACATGTGAAGAGAGGACTGCAGAATTCAGGTTGATTGAttcaaataagaaaataaatccattttttttctataacaCTTAAGTAAGTGTCATTTAAGTAAATGACACTACCAACTAGAAAATGCAGAAGAATTTTATGAATGTAGTC
It includes:
- the LOC101470061 gene encoding myosin-7, giving the protein MGDAAMKEFGAAAPYLRKSDKERLEAQTRPFDMKKECFVPDPEVEYVKATITSRDGDKVTADTEFGKTVTVKECDVHPQNPPKFDKIEDMAMFTFLHEPAVLFNLKERYAAWMIYTYSGLFCVTVNPYKWLPVYNQEVVVAYRGKKRTEAPPHIFSISDNAYQYMLADRENQSILITGESGAGKTVNTKRVIQYFASIAAVPSTGKKDPAAEKKGTLEDQIIQANPALEAFGNAKTIRNDNSSRFGKFIRIHFDNRGKLASADIETYLLEKSRVTFQLKAERDYHIFYQILSQIKPELLEMLLITNNPYDYAFISQGETTVASINDSEELMATDEAFDVLGFTQEEKNSIYKLTGAIMHYGNMKFKQKQREEQAEADGTEDADKVAYLMGLNSADLIKGLCHPRVKVGNEWVTKGQNVAQVNYAIGALSKSVYEKMFLWMVIRINQSLDTKQPRQYFIGVLDIAGFEIFDFNTFEQMCINFTNEKLQQFFNHHMFVLEQEEYKKEGIEWTFIDFGMDLQACIDLIEKPMGIMSILEEECMFPKASDATFKAKLYDNHLGKTSNFQKPRVVKGKPEAHFALVHYAGTVDYNINNWLVKNKDPLNETVVALYQKSTVKLLATLFANYAGADSAESGGKGKGGTKKKGSSFQTVSALHRENLNKLMTNLRSTHPHFVRCIIPNETKTPGAMENPLVMHQLRCNGVLEGIRICRKGFPNRILYGDFKQRYRILNPSAIPEGQFIDNKKASEKLLGSLDIDHNQYKLGHTKVFFKAGLLGLLEEMRDDRLALIITRIQARSRGVLARIEFQKIVERRDALLVIQWNIRAFMGVKNWPWMKMFFKIKPLLKSAETEKEMANMKEEFAKLKEAYAKSEARRKELEEKMVTLLQEKNDLQLQVQAEQDNLCDAEERCEGLIKSKIQLEAKIKELTERLEDEEEMNAELTAKKRKLEDECSELKKDIDDLELTLAKVEKEKHATENKVKNLVEEMAAQDEIIAKLTKEKKALQEAHQQTLDDLQSEEDKVNTLTKAKAKLEQQVDDLEGSLEQEKKVRMDLERAKRKLEGDLKLAQESIMDLENDKQQLEERLKKKDFEISQLNGKIEDEQVMSAQLQKKLKELQARIEELEEELEAERAARAKVEKQRADLARELEEISERLEEAGGATAAQIEMNKKREAEFQKLRRDLEEATLHHEATTATLRKKQADSVAELGEQIDNLQRVKQKLEKEKSELRLELDDVVSNMEQIVKAKNNLEKMCRSLEDQMNEYKTKSEEGQRAINDFTMQKAKLQTENGELLRQLEEKDSLVSQLTRGKQSYTQQIEDLKRQLEEEVKAKNALAHAVQSSRHDCDLLREQYEEEQEAKAELQRSMSKANSEVAQWRTKYETDAIQRTEELEEAKKKLAQRLQEAEEAVEAVNAKCSSLEKTKHRLQNEIEDLMVDVERSNAAAAALDKKQRNFDKVLAEWKQKYEESQTELESSQKDARSLSTELFKLKNSYEESLEHLETMKRENKNLQEEISDLTEQISEGGKNIHELEKIRKQLEQEKSEIQTALEEAEATLEHEEGKILRAQLEFNQVKADIERKLAEKDEEMEQSKRNHQRTVDTLQSSLEAETRSRNEALRLKKKMEGDLNEMEIQLSQANRQAAEAQKQLKAVHAHLKDTQLQLDDSLRASDDMKENIAIVERRNNLLQAEVEELRAALDQTERSRKLAEQELLDVSERVQLLHSQNTSLINQKKKLEADTSQLQTEVEESVQECRNAEEKAKKAITDAAMMAEELKKEQDTSAHLERMKKNMEQTIKDLQHRLDEAEQIAMKGGKKQIQKLEARVKELENEVENEQKKASDAVKGVRKYERRIKELTYQTEEDRKNLARLQDLVDKLQLKVKSYKKAAEEAEEQANSNLTKFRKLQHELDEAEERADIAESQVNKLRAKSRDVGSKKGLDEE